From Flavobacterium alkalisoli, the proteins below share one genomic window:
- the tsaD gene encoding tRNA (adenosine(37)-N6)-threonylcarbamoyltransferase complex transferase subunit TsaD produces the protein MQEKPTYILAIESSCDDTAAAILKNNKVLSNIVARQAVHEEYGGVVPELASRAHQQNIVPVIDVALKKAGVNREELCAVAFTQGPGLMGSLLVGSSFAKSMAMALDVPLIAVNHMQAHILAHFIEEEGFDMPEFPFLAMTISGGHTQIVKVTDYFTMEVIGETTDDAVGEAFDKSAKIIGLPYPGGPLIDKYAQEGNPKAFPFTKPKVPGLNFSFSGLKTQILYFIQKKTEENPNFVAENLHDICASIQYTIINILMDKIKLAVKETGIKQVAIGGGVSANSGIRKTLKEAEKKYGWKTFIPKFEYTTDNAAMIGIVGYHKFLKHEFNDASVVSKARIEL, from the coding sequence ATGCAGGAAAAACCCACATATATCCTTGCCATAGAAAGTTCGTGTGACGACACTGCTGCCGCTATATTAAAAAACAACAAAGTATTGTCTAATATTGTGGCCAGGCAGGCCGTTCATGAAGAGTATGGAGGTGTTGTACCGGAGCTTGCCTCAAGGGCGCATCAGCAAAACATTGTACCCGTTATAGACGTGGCTCTTAAAAAAGCCGGAGTTAACCGCGAGGAGCTTTGTGCCGTTGCATTTACACAGGGCCCGGGGTTAATGGGATCGTTACTTGTAGGCAGTTCATTTGCTAAGTCTATGGCTATGGCGCTAGATGTTCCGCTTATTGCAGTAAACCACATGCAGGCACACATACTGGCACATTTTATTGAAGAAGAAGGTTTTGATATGCCTGAGTTTCCGTTTCTGGCAATGACCATTAGCGGCGGGCATACCCAGATTGTAAAGGTAACCGACTATTTTACCATGGAGGTTATAGGCGAAACCACCGATGATGCTGTAGGTGAGGCTTTTGACAAAAGTGCCAAGATAATAGGACTGCCTTATCCCGGCGGGCCTCTAATTGATAAATATGCACAGGAAGGAAACCCTAAGGCTTTTCCTTTTACCAAACCTAAAGTACCGGGATTAAATTTTAGTTTTAGCGGACTAAAAACCCAGATACTTTATTTTATACAAAAGAAAACTGAGGAAAACCCCAACTTTGTTGCGGAAAACCTACACGATATATGTGCTTCCATCCAGTATACCATTATCAATATCCTTATGGATAAGATAAAACTTGCCGTGAAGGAAACCGGAATTAAACAGGTAGCTATTGGCGGTGGGGTTTCGGCAAACAGCGGTATTCGTAAAACACTTAAGGAAGCCGAAAAGAAATACGGATGGAAAACCTTTATTCCTAAATTTGAATATACTACCGACAATGCTGCTATGATAGGCATTGTGGGTTACCATAAGTTTTTAAAACACGAGTTTAACGATGCCTCTGTGGTATCTAAAGCAAGAATAGAACTATAA
- a CDS encoding translocation/assembly module TamB domain-containing protein: MQTQIGKIATNKLNEEFGTHITIDKVAVTVFGSVKLKGVLILDHHNDTLAYATRLQTNLLSFRNIADSRLEFGKIKADNLNVHMKTYKGEDSSSLDVFVKSFDNGKPGSGKFRMLASNITVVDGRFRLTNENTTTPKALDFKKLNGSLNDFFIKGSDISADIKKLSFLDHRGLTVKNLKGEFSYSKTNIKLEQMELVTAESALKGSVVLTYTREKMRDFLNQVAFDFKVERAYVSSNELNYFYDEFGENQKFYLSTTLKGPLNNFVLYDLKLLDAQQSEIIGNVNFRNLFDKTGPGFYMNGDFDRITSNYLHLRDIMPRILGKSLPPVLENLGMVNLNGNVVLTRTDLTTNISMISELGAAQTNLAIKDFNKPDIASYTGVIDLDKLNLGKLFNQNGLQSTTAHLEVEGRGFNKQSLNTIVKGDIAQMVFNGYNYKKIDIDGRMKWPYFKGIVNSNDPNLLMSFNGLVDMSKKKKEYDFHAIVDYADLAVLNIIKNDTLSIFKGDFTFKATGNDLDDLAGNLDVTQLSYQNSRGDYYFEDFRVESLFDEQGVRTVSINSPDIIEGRIRGKFYTKEIPDLVENALGSLYANYSPNKIKPGQFVTFNFNIYNKVIGIFLPDVTISKDTHIRGRINGDEGIFKLDFDSPNIIAYKNEFNNISLEVDNKNPLYNAYIQVDSMRVKKYKVSDFNLINVTQNDTLYVRTEFKGGNKKQDFFNLNLYHTIDEQNRSVVGLKKSEVNFKEYLWFLNEDDSRDNKIVFNKKLTDFTIDKIALSHKDQRVELNGVLKDSTYKDINLSFKDVDLHKVTPSLDSLDFGGRLNGKVSLKQQRQVYEPSADIFVDSLSLNKHRLGDLSLEVSGDEDLRNFKVNTSIVKDYKETFFTIGTLQVVDRQTYMDLDAVFSGFELSPLETFLKSVFPEIRGQASGRATVIGPARAPKIDGRLYVRDGGVKVGYLNTDYDFEQDATIDITEEKLIFRDMVLTDTKYKTNGMLSGHIDHHYFKDWRLSLAIESQNMLVLDTEETDESLFYGTAFIGGRAAISGPTSALLITANATSKKGTVIKIPISNAATAEGNNSYIHYISPEEKANLAATGILPKTFNGIEMEFDFDVTPDATIDIIIDKDTGHSLSAQGYGTLLLNINTLGKFNMNGDFSLTKGVYNFKYGGLLDKKFTAKPGGTIVWDGDPTRARINIEAIYKTYANPSVLLENPAFNRNIQVEVVTLLTGNIMSFEPEFNINFPNRKFGNEGRFRLQA, from the coding sequence GTGCAAACACAAATAGGTAAAATAGCAACAAATAAACTTAACGAAGAGTTTGGTACACATATAACTATAGATAAGGTTGCGGTTACTGTTTTTGGTAGTGTAAAGCTTAAAGGGGTACTTATTTTAGACCATCATAACGACACACTGGCTTATGCCACAAGACTGCAAACCAACCTGCTTAGCTTTAGAAATATTGCCGACAGCCGACTTGAGTTTGGTAAAATAAAGGCAGATAACCTTAACGTACACATGAAAACCTACAAGGGGGAAGACAGTTCCAGCCTTGATGTTTTTGTAAAATCTTTTGACAACGGTAAGCCGGGTTCAGGTAAATTCAGGATGCTGGCAAGTAATATTACGGTTGTAGACGGAAGGTTCAGGCTTACAAACGAAAATACCACGACACCTAAAGCACTTGATTTTAAAAAACTAAACGGAAGCCTTAATGATTTTTTTATTAAGGGAAGCGATATTAGTGCCGATATAAAGAAACTTTCATTTTTAGACCACAGGGGGCTAACGGTTAAAAACCTAAAAGGTGAATTCTCTTATTCTAAAACCAATATTAAGTTAGAACAGATGGAACTGGTAACGGCAGAGTCGGCCCTAAAGGGAAGCGTTGTACTTACCTACACTAGGGAAAAGATGAGGGATTTCCTTAATCAGGTAGCATTTGATTTTAAAGTAGAGAGGGCGTATGTGTCTTCAAACGAACTAAATTATTTTTATGATGAGTTTGGTGAGAATCAAAAGTTCTATTTGTCTACAACCTTAAAAGGCCCGCTTAATAACTTTGTATTATACGACCTTAAGCTACTTGATGCCCAACAATCAGAAATTATAGGTAATGTAAACTTCAGGAACCTTTTTGATAAAACAGGTCCGGGCTTTTACATGAATGGTGATTTTGACAGGATTACTTCAAACTACCTTCACCTTAGGGATATAATGCCAAGAATACTGGGTAAGAGTTTACCTCCGGTACTGGAAAATTTGGGTATGGTAAACCTTAACGGTAATGTGGTACTTACCAGAACCGATCTTACTACTAACATTAGTATGATTTCGGAACTTGGTGCGGCACAAACCAATCTTGCTATTAAAGACTTTAATAAACCTGATATTGCTTCGTATACCGGTGTTATAGACCTTGATAAACTTAATCTTGGTAAGCTATTTAACCAAAACGGACTGCAAAGTACAACCGCTCACCTTGAAGTAGAGGGTAGGGGCTTTAATAAGCAATCGCTTAATACCATTGTAAAAGGGGATATTGCCCAAATGGTATTTAACGGTTACAATTACAAAAAGATAGATATAGACGGCCGTATGAAGTGGCCTTACTTTAAGGGGATTGTAAACAGCAACGATCCTAACCTGCTTATGTCGTTTAACGGTTTGGTAGACATGAGTAAGAAGAAGAAGGAATATGACTTCCATGCTATTGTTGATTATGCCGACCTTGCAGTACTTAACATAATAAAGAATGATACCCTTTCTATATTTAAAGGAGACTTTACCTTTAAGGCAACAGGAAATGATTTAGATGACCTTGCAGGTAATCTAGATGTTACTCAGCTGTCTTACCAAAACAGCAGGGGAGATTACTATTTTGAAGATTTTAGGGTAGAATCCTTATTTGATGAACAGGGGGTAAGAACGGTAAGTATTAACTCTCCTGATATTATAGAAGGAAGAATAAGAGGTAAGTTCTATACGAAAGAAATTCCGGATTTGGTAGAGAATGCTTTGGGTAGTTTATATGCGAACTATTCGCCAAATAAGATTAAACCGGGTCAGTTTGTAACCTTTAATTTTAATATTTATAACAAGGTTATAGGTATATTCCTTCCGGATGTTACCATAAGTAAGGACACTCACATACGCGGTAGGATAAATGGCGATGAAGGAATCTTTAAGCTCGATTTTGATTCACCTAATATCATAGCCTATAAAAACGAGTTTAATAACATCAGTCTTGAAGTAGATAATAAAAACCCTCTTTATAATGCCTATATTCAGGTAGACAGTATGAGGGTTAAGAAATATAAGGTCTCTGACTTTAACCTTATCAACGTAACCCAAAACGATACACTTTATGTAAGAACAGAGTTTAAGGGAGGTAATAAGAAGCAGGACTTTTTTAACCTTAACTTATACCATACTATAGATGAACAAAATCGTTCGGTAGTCGGGTTAAAGAAATCAGAGGTTAACTTTAAGGAATACCTTTGGTTCCTTAATGAAGACGATTCCCGAGACAATAAGATTGTATTTAATAAAAAGCTTACCGATTTTACTATAGATAAGATAGCACTATCACATAAAGACCAGCGTGTTGAACTAAATGGAGTATTAAAAGACTCTACCTATAAGGATATAAACCTTAGCTTTAAAGATGTAGACCTGCATAAGGTTACACCAAGTCTCGACAGTCTTGATTTTGGCGGAAGGCTTAACGGAAAAGTAAGTCTTAAACAGCAAAGACAGGTGTATGAGCCTTCTGCCGATATATTTGTAGATAGCCTTTCCTTAAATAAACACAGGTTGGGAGACCTTAGCCTGGAAGTTTCGGGAGATGAAGATCTTAGAAACTTTAAGGTAAACACCTCTATTGTTAAAGATTACAAAGAGACTTTCTTTACCATTGGTACGTTGCAGGTAGTAGACAGGCAAACCTATATGGATCTAGATGCCGTATTCTCAGGCTTTGAACTCAGTCCGTTGGAAACATTCCTAAAATCGGTCTTTCCTGAAATACGAGGACAGGCATCAGGTAGGGCAACGGTTATAGGTCCAGCCAGAGCCCCTAAAATTGATGGTAGGCTATATGTGAGGGATGGAGGAGTAAAAGTAGGTTATCTAAATACCGATTATGATTTTGAACAGGATGCTACTATTGATATAACCGAAGAGAAGCTCATCTTTAGAGATATGGTACTTACTGATACTAAGTACAAAACAAACGGTATGCTTAGTGGTCATATAGATCATCATTATTTTAAAGACTGGAGGCTATCTTTAGCTATAGAGTCTCAAAATATGTTGGTTCTTGATACCGAAGAGACCGATGAGTCACTGTTTTACGGTACAGCATTTATTGGCGGCAGGGCAGCCATAAGTGGTCCTACTTCTGCCTTACTGATTACTGCTAATGCAACCTCTAAAAAAGGTACTGTAATTAAAATTCCTATAAGCAATGCGGCAACTGCCGAGGGCAACAATTCTTATATACATTATATAAGTCCGGAAGAGAAGGCAAATCTTGCGGCAACAGGAATTTTGCCTAAAACATTTAATGGTATTGAAATGGAGTTTGATTTTGATGTTACTCCAGATGCTACGATTGATATTATTATAGATAAAGATACCGGTCATAGTTTATCGGCACAGGGGTATGGTACATTATTGCTTAATATAAATACCCTTGGTAAGTTTAATATGAACGGGGATTTCTCATTAACAAAAGGGGTATATAACTTTAAGTACGGAGGTCTTTTAGATAAGAAGTTTACGGCTAAACCAGGTGGTACCATTGTATGGGACGGTGACCCTACAAGGGCACGTATTAACATAGAAGCTATTTATAAAACGTATGCAAACCCTTCTGTACTGTTAGAAAACCCTGCGTTTAACAGGAACATTCAGGTTGAGGTGGTAACATTGCTTACAGGTAATATAATGAGCTTTGAGCCGGAGTTTAATATTAACTTTCCCAACCGTAAGTTCGGTAATGAAGGCCGATTTAGATTACAGGCTTAG
- a CDS encoding translocation/assembly module TamB domain-containing protein gives MKADLDYRLSDPNNRKNQALGLLATGSFISPTSVNTYGAFFERASSVVNSWLSDDDGKLNIGLNYVNGVRDPYAETNSSIGLTLNTQINDRITVNGQLGVPVGGVNESVIAGNVEMQLRLNDDGSLKARVFNRENDINFLGEGIGYTQGVGLTYSVGFNTLRELYTKVFSAKAEKDKNKNSTNDIPDSDFSEEYIKFMEDKNKKKTNNEDEEPDKVPDPYDMQDSTP, from the coding sequence ATGAAGGCCGATTTAGATTACAGGCTTAGTGATCCTAACAACAGGAAGAATCAGGCATTGGGATTACTGGCAACAGGCAGCTTTATAAGCCCTACGAGTGTAAACACTTATGGTGCATTTTTTGAAAGGGCGAGTAGTGTTGTTAATAGTTGGCTTTCTGATGATGATGGTAAGCTTAATATAGGTTTAAACTATGTTAATGGCGTAAGGGATCCTTATGCTGAAACTAACTCAAGTATAGGTTTAACACTTAATACCCAAATTAATGACAGGATTACTGTAAACGGACAGCTTGGGGTACCTGTAGGCGGAGTTAATGAATCTGTTATTGCGGGTAATGTGGAAATGCAGCTTCGTTTAAATGATGATGGAAGCCTTAAGGCACGTGTGTTTAATAGGGAAAACGACATTAACTTCCTTGGGGAGGGTATAGGTTATACACAGGGTGTAGGATTAACTTATTCGGTAGGATTCAATACTTTAAGGGAACTTTATACCAAGGTGTTTTCTGCTAAAGCAGAAAAAGATAAAAATAAGAACAGCACTAATGACATACCTGATTCAGACTTCTCTGAAGAATACATAAAGTTTATGGAGGATAAGAATAAGAAAAAAACAAATAATGAGGATGAGGAGCCTGATAAGGTACCTGACCCCTATGATATGCAAGATTCTACACCATAA
- the pfkA gene encoding 6-phosphofructokinase, protein MSTNIKKIGVLTSGGDSPGMNAAIRAVVRTCAYHNIECTGIYRGYQGMIEGDFKEMGARSVNNIINKGGTILKSARSKEFMTPEGRKKAHENLVKNNIDALVIIGGNGSFTGGLIFNEEYKFPVIGIPGTIDNDIYGTSHTLGYDTALNTVVEAIDKIRDTASSHNRLFFIEVMGRDAGHIALNAGIGAGAEEILIPEEDMGLDRLLDSLRKSKASGKSSSIVVIAEGDKIGKNAFELKDYVEENMPEYDVRVSILGHMQRGGSPSCFDRVLASRLGVKAVETLLEGKSNYMVGLIKDEVELTPLENAVKGKSQVDKELIRVSDIVSI, encoded by the coding sequence ATGTCTACTAATATTAAAAAAATAGGCGTGCTAACATCGGGAGGAGATTCACCCGGAATGAATGCCGCCATTAGAGCCGTTGTTAGAACGTGCGCATATCATAATATAGAATGTACCGGTATTTACCGAGGTTATCAGGGGATGATTGAAGGGGACTTTAAAGAGATGGGAGCCAGGAGTGTAAATAACATTATTAATAAAGGAGGAACCATTCTTAAATCGGCAAGATCTAAAGAATTCATGACTCCGGAAGGGCGTAAAAAAGCGCACGAAAATCTTGTAAAAAACAACATCGATGCCCTTGTTATAATTGGGGGTAACGGTAGTTTTACCGGAGGGCTTATATTTAACGAAGAGTATAAATTTCCTGTAATAGGTATACCGGGTACCATTGATAACGATATTTATGGTACAAGCCATACTTTAGGGTATGATACTGCACTTAACACCGTTGTAGAAGCGATTGATAAAATCAGGGATACGGCGAGTTCACACAACAGACTTTTCTTTATTGAGGTTATGGGTCGTGATGCAGGGCATATTGCCCTTAATGCAGGTATTGGTGCAGGTGCAGAGGAAATCCTTATTCCGGAAGAGGATATGGGTCTTGACAGGCTTTTAGATTCTCTAAGAAAGAGTAAGGCTTCAGGGAAATCGTCAAGCATAGTTGTTATTGCCGAAGGTGATAAGATTGGTAAAAATGCATTTGAGCTAAAAGACTATGTTGAGGAAAACATGCCGGAGTATGATGTACGTGTATCTATACTTGGGCACATGCAGCGTGGTGGTTCGCCATCGTGCTTTGACAGGGTACTTGCCAGTAGATTAGGCGTAAAAGCAGTAGAAACGCTGCTAGAAGGCAAATCTAATTATATGGTAGGCCTTATTAAAGATGAGGTTGAGCTTACACCGCTTGAAAACGCGGTTAAAGGCAAATCTCAGGTTGATAAAGAATTAATAAGAGTATCGGACATCGTTTCGATATAA
- the gap gene encoding type I glyceraldehyde-3-phosphate dehydrogenase gives MATVKLGINGFGRIGRIVFRETINRDNVEVVAINDLLDVDHLAYLLKYDSVHGNFKGTVEVKDGQLYVNDKLIRVTAEKDPTALKWDEAGVDVVAECTGIFTTLEKAQLHIDGGAKKVIISAPSADAPMFVMGVNHDKLTAADKIVSNASCTTNCLAPLAKVINDNFGIEEGLMTTIHATTATQLTVDGPSRKDFRGGRAALLNIIPASTGAAKAVGKVIPELNGKLTGMSMRVPVADVSVVDLTVKLKKETTYEEIMSVLKNASETNMKGILGFTEDDVVSQDFIGDSRTSIVDAKAGIGLNSTFFKLVSWYDNEYGYSSKLIDLAVHVASL, from the coding sequence ATGGCAACAGTAAAATTAGGTATTAATGGTTTCGGAAGGATCGGCCGCATCGTCTTTCGTGAAACTATTAACCGCGATAATGTTGAAGTTGTAGCTATTAATGACCTTCTTGATGTAGATCATTTAGCTTACCTTTTAAAGTATGATTCAGTTCACGGAAACTTTAAAGGAACAGTTGAAGTTAAAGACGGACAACTTTATGTAAACGATAAATTAATAAGAGTAACTGCAGAAAAAGATCCTACAGCCCTAAAATGGGACGAGGCAGGAGTTGATGTAGTTGCAGAATGTACAGGTATTTTTACAACGCTTGAAAAAGCGCAGTTACACATAGACGGTGGTGCTAAAAAAGTAATTATTTCTGCACCGTCTGCCGATGCCCCAATGTTTGTAATGGGAGTTAACCACGATAAGCTTACTGCAGCAGATAAAATTGTATCAAACGCATCTTGTACAACAAACTGTCTTGCTCCGCTTGCTAAGGTAATTAACGATAACTTTGGTATAGAAGAAGGTTTAATGACAACTATTCACGCTACTACAGCTACCCAACTTACAGTAGACGGACCTTCAAGAAAAGATTTCCGTGGTGGTAGAGCTGCTTTACTAAACATTATTCCTGCAAGTACAGGTGCTGCAAAAGCAGTAGGTAAAGTAATTCCTGAACTTAACGGTAAACTTACAGGTATGTCTATGCGTGTACCGGTAGCAGATGTATCGGTAGTAGACCTAACGGTAAAACTTAAAAAAGAAACAACTTACGAAGAGATAATGAGCGTTCTTAAAAATGCTTCTGAAACTAATATGAAAGGTATTTTAGGTTTTACTGAAGACGACGTTGTATCTCAGGATTTTATAGGTGATTCAAGAACAAGTATTGTAGATGCTAAAGCCGGTATTGGTCTTAACTCTACTTTCTTTAAACTTGTATCATGGTATGATAACGAATATGGTTACTCAAGCAAACTAATTGACCTTGCGGTTCACGTAGCTTCGTTGTAA
- a CDS encoding N-acetylglucosamine kinase, with the protein MKLLVDSGATKADWIALDDNGNRLFTTQTLGLSPEVINKEEAIERLNDRFDIYNNRKDVSHLYFYGAGCGTDRMKKFMRDIFVEFFPNAEVVSVQEDTYAAAYATNPTKDKSIICILGTGSNCSYFDGEELQQKVQSLGYIAMDDCSGNRFGRELVRAYYFNKMPQDLAKQFESEYNLDPDVIKHNLYKEPNPNAYLATFAKFLIQHKDDSFIKEIIVDAMQTFVDCYITQYDNAHEVPVHFVGSIAFYLKSELAEVLSKNGLKLGNVLRRPIDGLIEYHKLN; encoded by the coding sequence ATGAAATTATTAGTAGACAGCGGTGCTACAAAAGCCGACTGGATTGCTCTTGATGATAATGGCAACCGGCTTTTTACCACACAAACTTTAGGGCTAAGCCCCGAAGTTATTAATAAGGAGGAAGCTATTGAAAGGCTTAACGACCGCTTTGATATTTACAATAACCGTAAAGATGTTTCCCATCTTTATTTTTATGGTGCAGGTTGCGGTACAGACAGGATGAAGAAATTCATGAGAGATATATTTGTAGAGTTTTTTCCTAATGCCGAAGTAGTTTCTGTACAGGAAGATACTTATGCAGCTGCTTATGCTACAAACCCTACTAAAGATAAATCTATTATCTGTATATTGGGTACAGGCTCAAACTGCAGTTATTTTGACGGTGAAGAGCTTCAGCAAAAAGTACAGTCTCTGGGCTATATAGCTATGGACGATTGCAGTGGTAACCGTTTTGGTCGCGAACTGGTACGTGCTTATTATTTCAATAAAATGCCTCAGGATCTGGCTAAGCAATTTGAAAGTGAATACAATTTAGATCCGGATGTAATTAAACATAACCTTTACAAAGAGCCAAACCCAAATGCATATCTGGCTACGTTTGCTAAGTTTTTAATTCAACATAAAGATGATAGTTTCATAAAAGAAATTATTGTTGATGCAATGCAAACTTTTGTAGATTGCTATATTACGCAGTATGATAATGCTCACGAGGTGCCTGTGCATTTTGTAGGTTCTATTGCTTTTTACCTGAAATCAGAACTTGCAGAGGTTTTATCTAAAAACGGATTAAAACTTGGTAATGTATTAAGAAGGCCTATAGATGGCTTAATAGAATACCACAAGTTAAACTAA
- a CDS encoding methylglyoxal synthase: protein MEIAIIAHDGMKAEMVQFLNKNKELLAKEHIQLIATGTTGSKAEKAGFKVNKMLSGPLGGDAQIAARVAEGKTQMVFFFKDPLASHAHEADINMLIRVCDVHNVPLATNPATAELLLQAILQQP from the coding sequence ATGGAAATTGCTATTATTGCCCACGATGGCATGAAAGCCGAAATGGTACAGTTTTTAAATAAGAATAAGGAGCTTTTAGCTAAAGAGCACATACAGCTTATTGCAACTGGTACTACGGGCAGTAAGGCAGAAAAAGCCGGATTTAAAGTAAACAAAATGCTTTCGGGCCCATTAGGCGGCGACGCTCAGATTGCCGCCAGGGTGGCCGAAGGGAAAACACAAATGGTTTTCTTTTTTAAAGATCCGCTGGCGAGCCATGCTCACGAGGCAGACATAAATATGCTTATACGTGTGTGTGATGTGCACAATGTGCCGCTTGCTACAAACCCTGCCACGGCAGAGCTGCTTTTGCAGGCTATTTTACAGCAACCATAG
- a CDS encoding RidA family protein: protein MKKIIFTEKAPAPIGPYSQAVLSGNTLYTSGQIAINPATGELVLDDIETETKQVMENMKAVLEAAEMTFGDVIKSTIFISDMNDFAKINGVYAAYFDEKTAPARETVQVACLPKNVNVEISMVAVK from the coding sequence ATGAAAAAAATAATATTTACAGAAAAAGCACCTGCCCCAATCGGGCCATACAGCCAGGCAGTACTTAGCGGCAACACACTTTATACTTCAGGACAAATAGCTATCAATCCTGCAACAGGAGAGCTTGTATTAGACGATATTGAAACGGAAACCAAACAGGTAATGGAAAACATGAAAGCTGTTCTTGAAGCGGCTGAAATGACTTTTGGCGACGTTATCAAGTCTACCATCTTTATCAGCGATATGAATGATTTTGCCAAAATAAACGGAGTATATGCTGCCTATTTTGACGAAAAAACCGCTCCTGCAAGAGAAACGGTTCAGGTGGCATGTCTGCCAAAAAACGTTAACGTAGAAATTTCTATGGTTGCTGTAAAATAG